A genomic stretch from Bacteroidales bacterium includes:
- the yaaA gene encoding peroxide stress protein YaaA gives MLLIISPAKKLSANSVKFDDSSTVEFPDESKELVSILKKYKPADLSALMKISPKLGELNYERFIKWKYPFESEEAGTAINLFKGDVYRGMDVDTFTKEDLKFAQKHLRILSGLYGVLKPLDIILPYRLEMGTKLKTKKGKNLYDFWKDKITEKINSYLKEQGDNILINLASDEYFKSIKPKKLKAKVITLVFKEYKNGEYKIVSIYAKKARGLMSRFIIKNKITTPEDIKGFNEDNYFYDDELSSENKLIFVR, from the coding sequence ATGTTACTCATTATATCTCCCGCAAAAAAGCTAAGTGCAAATTCTGTTAAATTTGATGATTCGTCAACAGTTGAATTTCCTGATGAAAGCAAAGAATTAGTAAGCATTCTGAAAAAATATAAACCTGCAGATTTGTCTGCATTAATGAAAATAAGTCCGAAACTCGGAGAACTGAATTATGAAAGATTTATTAAATGGAAGTATCCTTTTGAAAGTGAAGAAGCAGGAACAGCAATCAATTTGTTTAAAGGAGATGTGTATAGAGGAATGGATGTTGATACTTTTACAAAAGAAGATTTGAAGTTTGCCCAAAAACATTTAAGAATACTTTCAGGTTTATACGGTGTTTTAAAGCCTTTGGACATAATTTTACCGTACAGATTAGAAATGGGAACAAAATTAAAAACAAAAAAAGGAAAAAATTTATACGATTTTTGGAAAGATAAAATAACCGAAAAAATAAATTCTTATCTGAAAGAGCAAGGAGATAATATTTTAATAAACTTAGCTTCTGACGAATATTTCAAATCAATTAAGCCCAAAAAACTTAAAGCAAAAGTTATTACCCTTGTTTTTAAAGAATACAAAAACGGCGAATATAAAATTGTAAGTATTTATGCAAAAAAAGCCAGAGGTTTAATGAGCCGATTTATTATAAAAAATAAAATAACAACTCCGGAGGATATTAAAGGATTTAATGAAGATAATTATTTCTATGATGATGAGTTGTCATCAGAAAATAAATTAATTTTTGTCAGGTAA
- the rpsA gene encoding 30S ribosomal protein S1 codes for MDFDWDSASSKDDDYTVDRRTELTQMYVETLSTISEKEVVDGTVIAITDKDAVINIGYKSEGVISINEFRYNPDLKSGDTVEVYIESQEDKSGQLILSHKKARTLRSWEKVNASLDGDEIINGFIKCRTKGGMIVDVFGIEAFLPGSQIDVKPIRDYDAYVGKTMEFKVVKINKEFKNVVVSHKALIEAELEEQKAKIIEQLEKGQVLEGTVKNITSYGVFIDLGGVDGLIHITDLSWGRVNHPEEVVELDQKLNVVILDFDESKKRIALGLKQLQEHPWDSLDADLKVGDNVKGRVVVIADYGAFIEIKPGVEGLIHVSEMSWSQHLRTAQDFFKIGDTVEAQILTLEREERKMSLGIKQLKPDPWEKIKEKYEIGSKQTAKVKNFTNFGIFVELEEGVDGLVHISDLSWTKKIKHPAEFTEIDADIDVQVLEIDPENRRLSLGHKQLEENPWDVFETLFNIDSVHEGTIVKIGNKEGFIAMPYGVEAVCPVNHLKKEDGTMPAEEEKIMVKVIDFHKDAKKIVVSHLRTYKERAKGKAGGGQSSGKYQSDIEKTTLGDISSLSELKDKLSGEGKKTEEKEAKKKTTKTKAKKETAAKKETATKKETATKKEKVTKVKKSETKKDSEKEDDKTEDKD; via the coding sequence ATGGATTTTGACTGGGACTCAGCATCAAGTAAAGATGATGATTACACAGTTGACAGAAGAACTGAGCTAACCCAAATGTATGTTGAAACTCTCTCAACTATTTCAGAAAAAGAGGTAGTTGACGGAACTGTAATTGCAATTACAGACAAAGATGCCGTGATAAATATAGGTTACAAGTCGGAAGGTGTTATCAGCATCAATGAATTCCGATATAATCCTGATTTAAAAAGCGGAGATACCGTAGAGGTTTATATTGAATCGCAAGAAGATAAATCCGGCCAGCTTATTTTATCTCACAAAAAAGCAAGAACTCTTCGTTCGTGGGAAAAAGTTAATGCATCATTAGACGGTGACGAGATTATTAACGGTTTTATTAAATGTCGTACAAAAGGCGGAATGATTGTTGACGTATTCGGCATTGAAGCGTTCTTACCCGGATCTCAAATTGACGTTAAGCCAATCAGAGATTACGATGCTTATGTCGGAAAAACAATGGAATTTAAAGTTGTAAAAATCAATAAAGAATTCAAAAATGTTGTTGTTTCTCATAAAGCTCTTATTGAAGCCGAATTAGAAGAACAAAAAGCTAAAATTATTGAACAACTTGAAAAAGGTCAAGTTCTTGAAGGAACTGTTAAAAATATTACTTCATACGGTGTATTTATTGACCTTGGCGGAGTTGACGGATTAATTCATATTACTGACCTTTCGTGGGGCAGAGTAAATCATCCTGAGGAAGTTGTTGAATTAGACCAAAAATTAAATGTTGTTATTCTCGATTTTGACGAAAGCAAAAAAAGAATTGCATTAGGATTAAAACAATTGCAAGAACATCCTTGGGATTCATTAGACGCTGATTTAAAAGTAGGTGATAATGTTAAAGGAAGAGTTGTTGTTATTGCTGATTACGGTGCTTTTATTGAAATTAAACCGGGTGTTGAAGGTTTAATTCACGTTTCGGAAATGTCATGGTCGCAACATTTAAGAACTGCACAAGACTTCTTCAAAATAGGTGATACAGTTGAAGCTCAAATTCTTACATTAGAAAGAGAGGAAAGAAAAATGTCACTGGGTATTAAACAACTTAAACCGGACCCATGGGAAAAAATTAAAGAAAAATACGAAATCGGCTCAAAACAAACAGCTAAGGTTAAGAACTTTACAAACTTCGGTATTTTTGTTGAATTAGAAGAAGGTGTTGACGGTCTTGTTCATATTTCTGACTTATCATGGACTAAAAAAATTAAGCATCCTGCTGAATTTACAGAGATTGATGCTGATATTGATGTTCAAGTTCTTGAAATTGACCCTGAAAACAGACGTCTCAGCTTAGGACACAAACAATTAGAAGAAAATCCTTGGGATGTGTTTGAAACTTTATTTAACATTGACAGCGTACATGAAGGAACAATTGTTAAAATAGGAAATAAGGAAGGTTTTATTGCAATGCCCTACGGAGTTGAAGCAGTTTGTCCGGTAAATCATCTTAAAAAAGAAGACGGAACTATGCCTGCTGAGGAAGAAAAAATAATGGTAAAAGTTATTGATTTCCATAAAGATGCTAAGAAAATTGTTGTTTCTCACTTACGAACTTATAAAGAAAGAGCAAAAGGAAAAGCAGGCGGAGGTCAATCGTCCGGCAAATATCAAAGTGATATTGAAAAGACAACATTAGGTGATATCAGCAGTCTTTCTGAATTAAAAGATAAATTAAGCGGTGAGGGTAAAAAAACAGAAGAAAAAGAAGCCAAAAAGAAAACGACAAAAACTAAGGCTAAAAAAGAAACCGCAGCAAAAAAAGAAACTGCAACAAAAAAAGAAACTGCAACAAAAAAGGAGAAAGTAACAAAGGTAAAAAAATCAGAGACTAAAAAAGACTCTGAAAAAGAAGATGATAAAACTGAAGATAAAGATTAA
- a CDS encoding UDP-glucose/GDP-mannose dehydrogenase family protein, which translates to MKIAMVGTGYVGLVSGTCFAETGIDVQCFDIDKEKIENLKSGIIPIYEPGLEKMVKRNIENGRLLFSTDLANNLQDIQVVFSAVGTPPDEDGSADLSYVLQVAKEVGQNMQNYLVFVTKSTVPIGTAIKVKKAIQEELDKRGVNIEFDVASNPEFLKEGSAVEDFLRPDRIVIGIESDRAEKIMNRLYKPFVLNGHPILFMDIPSAEMTKYAANSMLATKISFMNDIANLCEIVGADISNVRRGIGSDTRIGNKFIYAGTGYGGSCFPKDVQALIKTSDENNYSLEILKAVERVNNKQKSVLYNKLYKFYNGKLKDKTIAIWGLSFKPNTDDMREAPALVLIDKLLKIGANIKVYDPVAMKETERIVGNKIEYSKDKFEALVDADALLLVTEWNEFRVLNYKVMKKVMKKHVIFDGRNIYEHSEMKDNGFDYFGIGR; encoded by the coding sequence ATGAAAATTGCAATGGTCGGTACCGGCTATGTCGGGTTAGTATCAGGAACATGTTTTGCCGAAACAGGCATAGATGTTCAATGTTTTGATATAGATAAAGAAAAGATTGAAAATCTGAAATCAGGGATTATTCCTATCTATGAGCCGGGCTTAGAAAAGATGGTTAAGCGAAATATTGAAAACGGCAGATTGTTGTTCTCAACTGACTTAGCAAATAATTTACAAGACATTCAAGTTGTATTCAGTGCGGTCGGAACACCTCCCGACGAAGACGGAAGTGCGGATTTAAGTTATGTTCTGCAAGTAGCAAAAGAAGTAGGGCAAAATATGCAAAACTATTTAGTATTTGTAACAAAAAGTACCGTGCCCATCGGAACCGCGATTAAAGTTAAAAAAGCAATTCAAGAAGAACTTGATAAAAGAGGAGTCAATATTGAATTTGATGTCGCATCTAATCCTGAGTTTTTAAAAGAAGGAAGTGCCGTAGAAGATTTTTTAAGACCTGACAGAATAGTTATAGGTATTGAATCCGACAGAGCTGAAAAAATTATGAACCGTTTGTACAAACCTTTTGTATTAAACGGGCATCCGATTTTATTTATGGACATTCCTTCGGCCGAAATGACAAAATATGCTGCAAACTCAATGTTGGCTACAAAAATAAGTTTTATGAATGATATTGCAAATCTATGCGAAATCGTAGGTGCAGATATCAGCAATGTGAGAAGAGGTATCGGAAGTGATACAAGAATAGGCAATAAGTTTATTTATGCCGGAACAGGTTACGGCGGGTCTTGTTTTCCGAAAGATGTTCAAGCTTTAATAAAAACATCTGATGAGAATAACTATTCATTAGAAATTTTAAAAGCTGTTGAAAGAGTTAATAATAAACAAAAATCAGTTTTGTACAATAAGCTTTATAAGTTTTATAACGGTAAATTAAAAGATAAAACAATTGCAATTTGGGGCTTATCTTTTAAACCTAATACCGATGATATGAGAGAAGCTCCGGCATTAGTGTTAATTGATAAATTATTAAAAATAGGAGCAAATATAAAAGTCTATGATCCGGTTGCAATGAAAGAAACGGAAAGAATTGTCGGCAATAAAATTGAATATTCAAAAGATAAATTTGAAGCCCTTGTTGATGCCGATGCTCTTTTGTTGGTAACTGAATGGAATGAATTCAGGGTTCTGAACTATAAAGTTATGAAAAAAGTTATGAAAAAACATGTAATTTTTGACGGAAGGAATATATATGAACACTCGGAAATGAAAGATAACGGATTTGATTATTTCGGTATCGGAAGATAA
- a CDS encoding STAS domain-containing protein has translation MDKKFEVIKKDNHTLIQVLAKKLDTSIAPSFKSELVMIAGNGEKNMIIDLSNTEYCDSSGLSSILVANRLCKNAKGQFILSGLQNAVERLITISQLDSVLTITDNLEKAESKINN, from the coding sequence ATGGATAAAAAATTTGAAGTTATAAAAAAAGATAACCATACTTTAATTCAAGTATTAGCAAAAAAATTAGATACAAGCATTGCTCCTTCGTTTAAATCTGAATTAGTGATGATTGCAGGTAACGGAGAAAAAAATATGATTATTGATTTAAGCAATACTGAATATTGCGACTCATCAGGGTTAAGCTCAATTCTTGTTGCTAACAGGTTGTGTAAGAATGCAAAAGGACAGTTCATACTTTCAGGTTTGCAAAATGCGGTTGAACGTTTAATAACAATCTCGCAATTAGATTCAGTTTTAACAATTACAGATAATCTTGAAAAAGCAGAAAGTAAAATCAATAATTAA
- a CDS encoding ribonuclease Z — MSFEITILGSSSALPTSKKFPSAHVVNIHERFFLIDCGEGTQIQLRKFKLKFSKINHIFITHLHGDHFFGIFGVISTFNLLGRKNDLHIFSPGNLEKKVYSVINKKEVSFNIFFHRLSFENKEVVFESKSIEVSAFPLKHRIETYGYLLKEKPKERNIKKVAITKYNLGIKDIIGIKQGNDLITNEGKTIKNSELSIPPYKSRSYAYCSDTMYNEEIIPHIKNVDILYHEATFAKDLQETAEITKHSTSEDAAKIAIKANVKKLLIGHFSTRYKDTDIIFDEAKAIFKNTQAVKDGDKIIITLQRE, encoded by the coding sequence ATGTCTTTTGAAATTACAATTTTAGGAAGCAGTTCTGCTCTGCCGACTTCAAAAAAATTTCCGTCCGCTCATGTTGTAAATATACATGAGCGTTTTTTTTTAATAGACTGCGGAGAAGGCACACAAATTCAATTAAGAAAATTTAAACTGAAGTTCTCCAAAATCAACCACATTTTTATTACACACCTTCACGGCGACCATTTTTTCGGAATCTTCGGCGTAATATCAACATTCAATTTATTAGGCAGAAAAAATGACCTGCATATTTTCTCCCCCGGAAATCTTGAAAAAAAAGTTTATTCCGTAATAAATAAAAAAGAAGTAAGTTTTAATATTTTCTTTCACAGATTAAGCTTTGAAAATAAAGAAGTAGTTTTTGAAAGTAAAAGCATTGAAGTTTCAGCATTTCCTCTAAAACACAGAATTGAAACTTATGGTTATCTTCTTAAAGAAAAGCCAAAAGAGCGAAATATTAAAAAAGTTGCAATAACTAAATATAATCTCGGAATTAAAGATATTATCGGTATAAAACAAGGAAATGATTTAATTACAAACGAAGGAAAAACTATTAAAAATTCGGAATTAAGCATTCCGCCGTATAAATCTCGCTCGTATGCATATTGCTCTGACACAATGTACAACGAAGAAATAATCCCGCATATTAAAAATGTTGACATTTTATATCATGAAGCAACTTTTGCAAAAGATTTACAAGAAACAGCAGAAATTACAAAGCATTCAACTTCCGAAGATGCAGCAAAAATTGCAATAAAGGCAAATGTTAAGAAATTGTTAATCGGACATTTTTCAACAAGATATAAAGATACCGACATTATTTTTGATGAAGCAAAAGCAATATTCAAAAATACACAAGCTGTTAAAGACGGTGATAAAATTATTATTACTTTGCAAAGAGAATAA
- a CDS encoding helix-turn-helix domain-containing protein: protein MEGLVLSSKISESAIICDAEVIDFNKQTEENQPDEDKLKDAINDYQSELINNLFNYKQLFYRFKTLEKNLREYHGYYLGNIGDAILDIKEKILPKISGIAQSFIKQVNTFLEENPNAEKNTNVQERLKKAGEYFIKFHKEEIIAKLENSSFETDNSSVKKAITENLSSINEILNIKQKSLKVCISGFNIKEYLEVRAKAALEDKKKPKIKTGEIATEHPALYSRLKQWRYETADEADVKLYMVLSNKSIQEIANKLPSSTKQLKAISGIGKAKLNQFGEEIISMVLQYLAENNIKPKEDLPEIPKPEKKKTWEITYELYKAGKTVEEIAKEREFTTQTIENHLGRYIETGELKISEFMNNKTVETIKLYFEKHKDKTLSEVKNALSDEITWSQLKLVQYYMKFTANKS from the coding sequence TTGGAAGGTTTAGTATTAAGTTCAAAAATCTCTGAATCGGCAATTATTTGCGATGCAGAGGTTATTGATTTTAACAAACAAACAGAAGAAAATCAGCCCGATGAAGATAAATTAAAAGATGCAATAAACGACTATCAATCAGAACTTATCAATAATCTTTTTAATTACAAACAACTTTTTTACAGATTCAAAACTCTTGAAAAAAATCTAAGAGAATACCATGGTTATTATCTCGGGAATATAGGCGATGCAATTTTAGATATTAAAGAAAAAATACTGCCTAAAATTTCAGGTATTGCTCAAAGCTTCATAAAACAAGTAAATACATTTTTAGAAGAAAATCCGAATGCCGAAAAAAATACAAATGTTCAGGAGCGATTAAAAAAAGCCGGTGAATATTTTATAAAATTCCATAAAGAAGAAATAATAGCCAAACTTGAAAACAGCAGTTTTGAAACAGATAACAGCTCCGTTAAAAAAGCAATTACCGAAAATTTATCTTCGATAAATGAGATTCTCAACATCAAACAAAAAAGTTTAAAGGTTTGTATAAGTGGATTTAATATAAAAGAATACCTTGAAGTAAGAGCAAAAGCAGCACTTGAAGATAAAAAGAAACCGAAAATTAAAACCGGAGAAATTGCAACAGAACATCCCGCTCTTTATTCAAGGCTTAAACAATGGCGTTACGAAACGGCAGACGAAGCCGATGTTAAATTATATATGGTTCTTTCAAATAAATCAATACAAGAAATTGCAAATAAACTTCCTTCGAGCACCAAACAATTAAAAGCAATTTCCGGGATAGGCAAAGCAAAATTAAACCAATTCGGGGAAGAAATTATTTCAATGGTTTTGCAATATCTTGCAGAAAATAATATTAAGCCGAAAGAAGACTTGCCCGAAATTCCGAAACCCGAAAAGAAAAAAACATGGGAAATAACTTACGAATTATACAAAGCAGGAAAAACTGTCGAAGAAATTGCAAAAGAACGGGAGTTTACCACTCAAACAATTGAAAATCACCTTGGCAGATATATTGAAACCGGAGAATTGAAAATATCTGAATTTATGAATAACAAAACTGTCGAAACCATAAAATTATATTTTGAGAAACACAAAGACAAAACTTTATCCGAGGTAAAAAATGCTTTATCTGATGAAATAACTTGGTCGCAACTAAAATTGGTTCAGTATTATATGAAATTTACAGCGAACAAAAGTTAA
- the add gene encoding adenosine deaminase — MKKLTKEFIHSLPKAELHCHLDGSMRVETIIDLAKQQNVKLPETDPKKLERLLVAGPWCESLVDYLKAFDITTSVMQTAESLRRSTYELAEDAASENVRYLEIRFSPLLHLKEGLTLTDVIDAVLKGKEEAERKFNIIIGIIVSGLRHFSPDKSLTLAELSVAYKNAGVVGFDLAGAEANFPAKDHKEAFYLIVNNNINTTAHAGEAYGPESIHQALHVINANRIGHGTRLREDGDLLNYINDHRIPLEMCITSNVQTKAVKDLKSHPVKFYFNYGLRVTLNTDNRLISGTTLTDEYWLAVKEFGFTAPELKYLILNGFKSAFLPHNRKVALIKSVMAELEEKGLKIKTDYM; from the coding sequence ATGAAGAAATTAACAAAAGAATTTATACACAGCCTTCCTAAAGCTGAACTTCATTGCCATCTTGACGGCTCTATGAGAGTAGAAACTATTATAGATCTTGCAAAACAGCAAAATGTAAAACTGCCTGAAACCGATCCTAAAAAATTAGAACGCTTATTAGTTGCAGGACCGTGGTGCGAAAGTTTAGTTGATTATTTAAAAGCATTTGATATTACAACTTCCGTAATGCAAACAGCAGAATCATTAAGAAGATCAACTTATGAACTTGCAGAGGATGCAGCATCAGAAAACGTAAGATATTTAGAAATAAGATTTTCCCCGTTATTACACCTAAAAGAAGGCCTGACTTTAACAGATGTAATTGATGCAGTATTAAAAGGAAAAGAAGAAGCCGAAAGAAAATTCAATATAATTATCGGCATCATAGTAAGCGGATTAAGACATTTCTCACCCGACAAATCATTAACATTAGCAGAATTATCAGTTGCATATAAAAATGCAGGTGTCGTAGGATTTGATTTAGCAGGTGCAGAAGCAAATTTTCCTGCAAAAGACCATAAAGAAGCATTTTATTTAATTGTAAACAATAATATTAATACAACGGCACATGCGGGCGAAGCATACGGACCCGAATCTATTCATCAAGCATTACATGTAATAAATGCAAACAGAATAGGACACGGAACAAGATTAAGAGAAGACGGTGATTTGCTTAATTATATAAATGACCACAGAATTCCTCTTGAAATGTGTATTACTTCAAATGTTCAAACAAAAGCCGTTAAAGATTTAAAAAGTCATCCGGTAAAATTTTATTTTAATTACGGATTAAGAGTCACTTTAAATACAGACAACAGGTTAATCTCAGGAACTACTTTAACTGATGAATATTGGCTTGCCGTTAAAGAATTCGGTTTTACGGCACCGGAACTTAAATATTTAATTTTGAATGGTTTTAAATCTGCATTTTTACCTCACAACAGAAAAGTAGCTTTAATCAAAAGTGTTATGGCAGAATTAGAGGAGAAAGGTTTAAAGATAAAAACAGATTATATGTAA
- a CDS encoding plasmid pRiA4b ORF-3 family protein, whose protein sequence is MTKKTSQIKISLRGSKPVIWRRILIPSDLLLSDLHIIIQITMGWTNSHLHQFIKDRTFYAEKTDDDLWDEMDNVDYALIKISDLLKKEKDKIIYEYDFGDSWEHDIILEKTENSVSEKNIPICLAGRNNCPPEDCGGIWGYSNMLEILKDPDHEEYEEYIEWLGEEFDPKYFNKKEINEMLKA, encoded by the coding sequence ATGACAAAAAAGACATCCCAAATTAAAATTTCATTAAGAGGCAGTAAACCCGTAATATGGAGACGCATATTAATTCCTTCTGACTTATTATTGTCGGATCTTCATATAATCATACAGATAACAATGGGATGGACAAATTCACATTTACATCAATTTATAAAAGACCGAACCTTTTATGCAGAAAAGACGGATGATGATTTGTGGGATGAAATGGACAATGTTGATTATGCACTGATTAAAATATCAGACCTGTTGAAAAAAGAAAAAGACAAAATTATTTATGAATATGATTTTGGTGACAGTTGGGAACACGACATTATTCTAGAAAAGACTGAAAACAGCGTATCAGAAAAAAATATACCGATTTGTCTGGCAGGAAGGAATAACTGTCCGCCCGAGGATTGCGGCGGAATTTGGGGATATTCTAATATGTTGGAAATTTTAAAAGACCCTGACCATGAAGAATACGAAGAATATATTGAATGGTTAGGCGAAGAATTTGATCCGAAATATTTTAACAAAAAAGAAATTAACGAAATGCTAAAAGCATAA
- a CDS encoding aminotransferase class IV codes for MFDKTQIIYNGKYIPAGSIEISYKNRAFLYGDSIFETIRVNNRKVLFLEEHLQRLVSGMKVLKYEVPDKFTVFRQKLEEEIIQLLNRNKIFKASRIRITVFRKPGGLYTPQTNDVDYIISSSKLEDDKFKLNTKGLLLGIFNEIKKPQNVFSQYKTANSIIYTMAGIYKNENNFDDCLILNNKGNILESISSNIFTVKSEKLTTPPVIDGCINGIMRNKILKLAKQHKIVCIEKSIDVTDLLKADEVFLSNSISGVKWVVAYKNKRYYKRMSDFLIRKLNDSLD; via the coding sequence ATGTTTGATAAGACGCAAATAATTTATAACGGCAAATATATTCCTGCCGGCAGCATAGAAATTTCTTATAAAAACAGAGCTTTTTTATACGGAGACTCTATCTTTGAGACTATAAGAGTTAATAATCGTAAAGTTTTATTTTTAGAAGAACATTTACAAAGGTTAGTTTCGGGAATGAAAGTTTTGAAATATGAAGTACCCGATAAATTTACCGTATTCAGACAAAAATTAGAGGAAGAAATAATTCAACTGTTAAACAGAAATAAGATTTTCAAAGCTTCTCGAATAAGAATAACTGTTTTCAGAAAACCCGGAGGCTTATATACACCGCAAACAAATGATGTTGACTATATTATAAGTTCCTCAAAGCTTGAAGATGACAAATTCAAATTAAATACGAAAGGCTTACTGTTAGGGATATTTAATGAAATAAAAAAACCTCAGAATGTCTTCTCGCAATATAAAACTGCAAATTCAATTATTTATACAATGGCAGGTATCTATAAAAATGAAAATAATTTTGATGATTGTTTGATTTTGAATAATAAAGGAAATATACTTGAGTCAATTTCATCAAATATTTTCACGGTTAAGAGTGAAAAACTGACTACTCCGCCTGTTATTGACGGTTGCATTAACGGAATAATGAGGAATAAAATATTAAAACTGGCAAAACAGCATAAAATTGTTTGTATAGAAAAATCAATTGATGTTACTGATTTACTAAAAGCTGACGAAGTTTTCTTAAGCAATTCAATTTCAGGAGTTAAATGGGTTGTTGCTTATAAAAATAAAAGATATTATAAAAGAATGTCAGATTTTTTAATACGAAAACTTAATGATTCCTTAGATTAA
- a CDS encoding SDR family oxidoreductase has protein sequence MKKILVTGGAGFIGSHLCEKLLNDGNEVLALDNFFTGNKKNIIHLMDNHYFELIRHDVTMPFFAEIDEIYNLASPASPVHYQHNAIKTVKTSVLGAINMLGLAKRVNAKIFQASTSEVYGDPEIHPQPESYWGNVNTLGPRSCYDEGKRVAETLFMNYYRQNKVRIKIARIFNTYGPNMYPNDGRVVSNFIVQALQNENITVYGDGLQTRSFQYVDDLISGITGLMNNTDEDFVGPVNIGNPGEFTILELAQKVIDLTNSKSEIIFMPLPEDDPLQRKPDISLAKKILNWEPKIHLEEGLNKTIKYFEKIIKK, from the coding sequence ATGAAGAAAATATTAGTAACAGGCGGTGCAGGATTTATAGGCTCTCATTTATGTGAAAAATTATTAAATGACGGGAATGAAGTATTAGCATTAGACAATTTTTTTACGGGTAATAAAAAAAATATTATTCATTTAATGGATAATCATTACTTCGAACTTATTCGTCATGATGTTACCATGCCTTTTTTTGCCGAAATTGATGAAATATACAATCTTGCAAGTCCGGCATCTCCTGTTCATTATCAGCATAATGCAATTAAAACTGTTAAAACATCCGTGTTGGGAGCAATTAATATGTTAGGTTTGGCAAAACGAGTTAATGCAAAAATATTTCAAGCATCAACCAGTGAAGTTTACGGAGACCCGGAAATACATCCTCAACCTGAATCTTATTGGGGAAACGTAAATACTTTAGGCCCTCGCTCTTGTTATGATGAAGGAAAAAGAGTTGCCGAAACTTTATTTATGAATTATTACAGGCAAAACAAAGTCAGAATAAAAATTGCACGCATATTTAATACATACGGACCCAATATGTACCCGAATGACGGCAGAGTTGTTTCAAACTTTATTGTGCAAGCACTTCAAAATGAAAATATTACTGTTTACGGAGACGGACTTCAAACCCGAAGCTTTCAGTATGTTGATGATTTAATTTCAGGGATTACAGGGCTAATGAATAATACTGACGAGGATTTTGTAGGTCCTGTTAATATAGGAAATCCGGGAGAATTTACAATATTAGAATTAGCTCAAAAAGTTATTGATTTAACAAACTCAAAATCTGAAATAATCTTTATGCCTTTACCCGAAGATGACCCGTTACAAAGGAAACCTGATATTTCGCTGGCAAAAAAGATATTAAATTGGGAACCCAAAATACATTTAGAAGAAGGTTTAAACAAAACAATAAAGTACTTTGAAAAAATAATAAAAAAGTAA